The nucleotide window TAGGAAGTATTTATATTCTTTGAAAAAAAATCTAAAGGATAAAAAATCCTTTTCCTTGTATATTTTAAAGCCCCACAGTACAACCCATGCACCAAGAGAAATTGAACTTAATGCCATAGAAAAACCTATGGATATTATTTGCAGAAGAATAAAATAATTAATTATTTTATCTAAAGTAAATTCCTCTTTTTTTATTCTTAGCATATTTAATCGCTTGTATTAAACTGTATCTCGTAAAGTCTTTTGTATAATCCATCCTTATCTTTCATCAGTTCATCGTGTGTTCCAACCTGTGATATGCCGCTTTCCGCAATTACAGCTATCTTGTCCGCATTCTTTATCGTAGATAGTCTGTGAGCTATTACAATTGATGTCCTGTTTGCCATAAGATTATCAATCGCTTCTTGTACAATTCTTTCGGATTCAGTATCAAGTGATGATGTTGCTTCATCAAGTATCAATATCTGCGGATTTCTTAGTAATGCTCTTGCAATTGCAATCCGTTGCTTCTGTCCGCCGGATAACTTCAAACCTCTTTCACCGACTATTGAATCAAATCCATTGTCAAGTTGTTCTATAAACTCAAGTGCATTCGCATTCTTTGCCGCATTCCTTAGTTCTTCATCAGATATATTATCCATTCCAAACACGATGTTATTCCTTACAGTATCATTAAAAAGAATCGTTTCCTGAGGGACTATGCCTATAAGATCTCTTAGCTGGCTGAATCTGATATCCTTAACATTATTCCCGTCAAATAATATTTGACCCTCTGTTACGTCGTAAAATCTTGCGATTAAATCTGCCATTGTTGACTTGCCTGAACCTGAAGGACCTACTATTGCAACAATTTCTGATTTGTTTATTTTAAGGTTTATATCCTTTAAAATGTATTTATTAGTATCATAATAAAAAGATACATTTTTCAATTCTATCTCTTTTGTGAAGTTTCTGTAATCTTTCGGTTCTACGGCATCTTTAACCTCTATTGGGTAGTCGAGTATTTCAAATATTCTTTGTCCCGATGCTGCTGATTCCTGAATTCTGTTCGATACTGACGAAAGATTTTTAATCGGCACAATAAGCTGAAAAAGTATAAAAATAAAGCCGAGAAATTCTTCCGGTCTGAGGTTATTATATATTAATATTTCTCTTCCTCCGAACCAGATTATTATAACACCCGCTAATATTGTAAGAAATTCAGTAATCGGTGATGCAAGCTCACTCATAATAGATGTCTTCATCAATAGTTTGTAATGTTCATTATTCTCTTTTCTGAATACTTCATTCCTGTACCTTTCAGCCCTGAAAGAACGTATTATTTTTGCT belongs to Ignavibacteria bacterium and includes:
- a CDS encoding ABC transporter ATP-binding protein, producing MKIYLRIITYIKKYKKYIFLSVVMSLLFSLFSALSIYLTIPLLKTLFTGVQTQGSQTTDNLTGFYQSIQKIFEDFILSGSKESAILKISLLILAAFFLKNVTGFFQSVFMQYVEKGVLRDIRFEMYEKVNKLSIRYFTQEKAGNLISRMTNDINNIQSGISAAFSNLIKDPLLIIIFLILSLSISWQMTLMSFTVFPITVLIVAKIGSSLRRRSLRVQVKLSELLSVINETIYGAKIIRSFRAERYRNEVFRKENNEHYKLLMKTSIMSELASPITEFLTILAGVIIIWFGGREILIYNNLRPEEFLGFIFILFQLIVPIKNLSSVSNRIQESAASGQRIFEILDYPIEVKDAVEPKDYRNFTKEIELKNVSFYYDTNKYILKDINLKINKSEIVAIVGPSGSGKSTMADLIARFYDVTEGQILFDGNNVKDIRFSQLRDLIGIVPQETILFNDTVRNNIVFGMDNISDEELRNAAKNANALEFIEQLDNGFDSIVGERGLKLSGGQKQRIAIARALLRNPQILILDEATSSLDTESERIVQEAIDNLMANRTSIVIAHRLSTIKNADKIAVIAESGISQVGTHDELMKDKDGLYKRLYEIQFNTSD